Proteins encoded in a region of the Effusibacillus lacus genome:
- a CDS encoding hydantoinase B/oxoprolinase family protein produces MSVTHQAVSVTHQKKAVTLKELVSRRDKLTEETGHYYGIKELKLKNSDPVKYERFYSRLHAAVLAAREVARYVTASPGSREMGESLWTLTTPEGDTLVISLGFFSHLNSSRVAIRFMAENNYDENPGIYDGDVFVTDDGKTGGAPHPGDTYTYVPIVVEGEIVGWAMAVNHIMEAGAPVAGSWPGFAVDTFMDGFVVPPMKTGENLRQFTWWEQLWKTRTRAGTLNNLDDKMRLAGCAMIHKAVHEIIEEFGLDYYKQVIREIIEESRLQILQNIRTLMVPGRYTSVAFRAVKYKGLQKLWSHADKDSLIHIRQRLEVDENGGLIADFEGTSRWGYHAFNGYPGGADVAFYLAMINQFAHNTKPTGAITYVAKAHYPEGSIYNPENSFASFSNIWAQSMAMNALGFNAINRALFARGYLEEAFTADSNWEGIQGAGVLEDGTPYGFTNFESVGGVAMGAFSYRDGLPLAWAEWTQLPNIGNAEEFEYLIPPLYYIGRKLLPNFCGHGKYRGGIGDSSVHWIKNPGKRLGISRGGSQVAATTFVALGMSGAYPAPSAFHVSARGTNSNELVEQGVALPRDASEVLELSEKGILKAENLDVWKFDMPEQSFQDGDMLADAAGAAGGWGDPIERDPRSVLEDVLYGWVDQKFAEGLYGVVLKENASGSLAVDDGATQSLRKKMIEERRQMAKPVIEWWKNERELVVKRDFIDPVRDMYESSMSFQAFQNEMTNFWQL; encoded by the coding sequence GTGTCTGTTACCCATCAAGCAGTGTCTGTGACTCATCAAAAGAAAGCGGTTACATTAAAGGAACTTGTTTCTCGCAGAGATAAGCTCACGGAAGAAACCGGACATTACTATGGAATCAAAGAACTTAAACTGAAAAACAGTGATCCGGTAAAATATGAACGTTTTTATTCGAGACTGCACGCAGCTGTTTTGGCGGCTCGAGAAGTGGCCAGATACGTTACTGCATCACCAGGGTCAAGGGAAATGGGAGAATCGCTGTGGACTCTTACGACTCCTGAGGGTGACACACTGGTTATTTCGCTAGGTTTCTTCAGTCACCTTAACTCTAGCAGAGTTGCAATCCGTTTTATGGCGGAAAATAACTATGATGAAAACCCCGGAATTTACGATGGCGATGTTTTTGTTACGGACGACGGAAAAACGGGTGGTGCTCCGCACCCTGGGGATACGTATACCTATGTTCCAATCGTAGTTGAGGGTGAAATCGTAGGCTGGGCAATGGCGGTCAACCACATCATGGAAGCTGGGGCTCCGGTTGCTGGAAGTTGGCCCGGCTTTGCAGTAGATACATTTATGGATGGATTTGTTGTCCCGCCAATGAAAACAGGCGAAAACTTACGCCAGTTCACATGGTGGGAACAACTGTGGAAAACACGGACACGTGCAGGAACTTTAAATAACTTAGACGACAAAATGCGATTGGCCGGTTGTGCCATGATTCATAAAGCTGTACATGAGATTATTGAAGAATTTGGTCTCGATTATTACAAGCAGGTGATCCGTGAAATAATCGAGGAAAGTCGTTTGCAGATATTGCAAAACATCCGTACACTGATGGTTCCGGGCCGCTATACAAGCGTTGCGTTCCGAGCGGTAAAATACAAGGGTCTCCAAAAGCTTTGGTCCCATGCTGATAAAGATTCGCTCATTCATATTCGTCAACGTTTGGAAGTCGACGAAAATGGCGGTCTGATTGCAGACTTTGAAGGCACGTCGAGATGGGGTTACCATGCATTCAATGGCTATCCGGGTGGCGCGGATGTTGCATTTTATTTGGCCATGATTAATCAATTTGCTCATAACACCAAACCCACCGGGGCCATTACTTACGTAGCTAAAGCACATTATCCTGAAGGATCTATTTATAATCCGGAAAATTCGTTTGCAAGTTTTTCAAATATTTGGGCCCAATCCATGGCGATGAACGCATTGGGCTTTAACGCGATTAACCGCGCCTTGTTCGCCAGGGGCTATCTTGAAGAGGCGTTTACAGCCGATAGTAACTGGGAGGGAATTCAAGGTGCCGGTGTACTTGAAGATGGTACTCCCTATGGATTTACAAACTTTGAATCTGTAGGCGGTGTAGCTATGGGAGCCTTCAGTTACCGCGACGGTCTACCGCTTGCTTGGGCAGAATGGACTCAACTGCCCAATATTGGGAATGCAGAAGAATTTGAGTATTTAATTCCTCCTCTATATTACATTGGGCGGAAATTGTTGCCTAACTTCTGTGGGCACGGCAAATATCGAGGTGGTATCGGTGATTCTTCGGTTCACTGGATCAAGAATCCAGGAAAGAGACTCGGCATCAGTCGGGGAGGTTCACAGGTGGCGGCTACCACGTTTGTCGCACTTGGCATGAGCGGGGCTTATCCGGCACCGAGTGCCTTCCACGTCTCGGCCCGCGGAACCAATTCAAATGAATTAGTCGAGCAGGGAGTGGCTCTTCCGAGAGATGCGTCCGAAGTACTTGAACTCTCAGAAAAAGGTATCTTGAAAGCAGAAAATTTGGATGTTTGGAAATTCGATATGCCGGAACAAAGTTTCCAAGATGGCGATATGTTAGCCGATGCTGCAGGGGCAGCCGGGGGTTGGGGTGATCCAATCGAACGCGATCCTCGCTCCGTGTTAGAAGATGTCTTGTACGGCTGGGTAGATCAAAAATTCGCTGAGGGATTGTACGGGGTTGTATTGAAAGAAAATGCCTCTGGTTCTCTTGCTGTGGATGATGGAGCAACTCAAAGTCTCCGCAAGAAAATGATTGAAGAAAGACGACAAATGGCGAAGCCGGTCATTGAATGGTGGAAAAACGAACGAGAGCTTGTCGTAAAACGAGACTTTATAGATCCTGTTCGTGATATGTACGAAAGTTCAATGAGTTTCCAAGCTTTCCAAAATGAAATGACTAATTTCTGGCAATTATAA
- a CDS encoding hydantoinase/oxoprolinase family protein — translation MKKEEVDRGYILALDAGGTMTDTILVKPDGSFIVGKSLTNREDEKSSYLESVGDAASYLGLTSSDIHSKCAVSIYAGTGMLNTILTGSGANVGLLVTRGFEHITVMEGGLTWLGESQAEILHQQLRRHTTPLVDSRNVLGVSERIAGPTYLTAEADSGEVLIPLNGKEVEEAVKTLLKNNVEVIGIMFMNSFVDPRHELKAKEIAERIVQEQGADVPVVCSAEVAPVMKENNRVKSVLFQTFAAEKTRDQLRQVEEAAQKEGYNAPLQTLLSYGGAVTIHYPRLYETVLSGPIGGLTGAQQIAKITEYKNIVTADLGGTSFDVGLVVDGLIGIRKDADFARHRLALPMVALDSVGSGAGSVVRVDNYRRMHIGPQSAGYRVGLCYQYPELTITDINVALGYVDPNYFLGGKVKLNRDKALAGLEERVANPLGLDVFRAGEGLLEVFHTQMKDLIRVTLQSRGYNPSEFTLLCYGGAGPVHMWGYSEGTGVGNIITSPFAAAFSAFGAACAEYTHRYDKSLVVLLPHTFSSEEKQRAAESINSAWRSLEDTAIREMVNEGIEPSQITFRYGVYARYIGQLESFDTPLEFGQVHTADDIDRLTAAFENVYTKIFPEGARFPESGYAITEVYVQAVAPKPVPVIREYDLEGEKPSDSAYIATREVYHKGKWQGFTVWEMNELRAGNVVKGPAIIQDPMTTVVIPPGKEVALDNFRLLHYRDAR, via the coding sequence GTGAAAAAGGAAGAGGTTGATCGTGGTTACATTCTTGCCCTCGATGCAGGAGGGACAATGACCGACACAATCTTGGTGAAACCGGACGGTTCCTTTATCGTCGGCAAATCCTTGACGAACCGGGAAGATGAAAAATCCAGCTATCTGGAGTCTGTAGGGGACGCGGCGAGCTATCTGGGCTTAACTTCTTCGGATATTCACAGCAAGTGCGCCGTGTCGATTTATGCAGGCACTGGCATGCTGAATACCATTCTTACGGGCTCGGGAGCTAATGTTGGGTTACTGGTCACCAGAGGGTTTGAACATATCACAGTGATGGAAGGCGGCTTGACTTGGCTTGGGGAAAGCCAAGCAGAGATTTTACACCAACAATTGCGCCGCCATACGACTCCACTGGTTGATAGCCGAAACGTTTTAGGTGTGAGTGAGAGGATTGCCGGTCCTACCTATCTCACAGCAGAAGCTGATTCGGGCGAAGTCTTGATTCCGCTGAATGGAAAAGAAGTGGAGGAGGCCGTCAAAACGCTCCTCAAAAACAATGTAGAAGTTATTGGCATTATGTTTATGAATTCCTTCGTCGATCCTAGGCATGAATTAAAGGCTAAGGAGATTGCCGAACGGATCGTGCAAGAGCAAGGTGCCGATGTACCAGTCGTTTGCTCTGCGGAAGTAGCTCCTGTTATGAAGGAAAACAACCGCGTAAAGAGCGTCCTGTTTCAAACGTTTGCGGCGGAGAAAACTCGGGATCAACTAAGACAAGTTGAAGAGGCTGCCCAAAAAGAAGGGTACAATGCACCCTTGCAAACCCTTCTCTCTTACGGAGGGGCTGTAACGATCCACTATCCGCGTCTGTACGAAACCGTACTTTCTGGTCCAATCGGAGGTCTTACTGGTGCACAGCAGATTGCAAAGATCACAGAATACAAGAACATCGTAACGGCGGATCTTGGCGGCACTAGTTTTGACGTAGGCTTGGTTGTGGACGGCTTGATTGGTATTCGAAAAGATGCAGACTTTGCCCGACATCGTTTGGCATTGCCAATGGTTGCGTTGGATTCCGTAGGTTCCGGTGCAGGTTCGGTTGTTCGCGTAGACAATTATCGCCGGATGCACATTGGTCCGCAAAGTGCTGGCTATCGAGTAGGCCTTTGCTACCAATATCCGGAGTTAACCATTACCGACATTAATGTTGCGCTTGGATATGTAGATCCCAATTATTTCTTGGGTGGTAAGGTCAAATTGAATCGGGATAAAGCCCTAGCTGGACTGGAAGAGCGTGTAGCGAATCCTCTGGGATTGGACGTCTTCAGAGCGGGTGAAGGATTGCTTGAAGTATTCCACACCCAGATGAAAGATTTGATTCGTGTGACACTACAGTCTCGTGGTTACAACCCATCTGAGTTTACGCTTCTCTGCTATGGCGGTGCCGGTCCGGTTCATATGTGGGGGTACAGCGAAGGGACGGGTGTTGGCAATATCATAACATCTCCGTTTGCTGCGGCGTTCTCGGCCTTTGGAGCAGCATGCGCTGAATATACTCATCGTTATGACAAGAGCTTAGTGGTGCTCCTGCCGCATACGTTTAGTTCTGAAGAAAAACAACGGGCCGCTGAAAGCATTAACTCTGCGTGGCGCAGCCTTGAGGACACTGCCATTCGTGAAATGGTTAATGAAGGAATCGAACCCTCGCAAATTACGTTTAGATATGGGGTTTATGCTAGATATATAGGCCAGCTTGAAAGCTTTGATACACCTTTAGAATTTGGTCAAGTCCATACCGCGGATGATATTGACCGGTTAACGGCAGCTTTTGAAAATGTTTATACGAAAATCTTCCCTGAGGGAGCCCGATTCCCGGAATCTGGTTATGCAATTACGGAGGTTTACGTTCAAGCAGTAGCTCCGAAACCGGTTCCGGTGATTCGCGAGTACGATCTGGAAGGAGAAAAGCCTTCGGATTCGGCTTATATTGCTACCCGTGAAGTTTACCACAAAGGTAAGTGGCAAGGGTTCACCGTATGGGAAATGAATGAATTACGCGCAGGCAATGTCGTTAAGGGTCCGGCCATTATCCAAGACCCAATGACAACTGTCGTAATCCCACCCGGTAAAGAGGTAGCCTTGGATAATTTCCGTTTGCTGCACTATCGGGACGCGAGATAA
- a CDS encoding IclR family transcriptional regulator — translation MKKERENIIEDDKYIIPSVKQAGEILHLLSRTQHRNKKFGEIMEMLNIPRTTAMRLLRTLISLGLVYYDERSQTYSLGPYLVILGNRAAEFLDYLGIVRKYLTQIEQRTGLTTVAAQRIRRDRLTYLLKEESRNQIHVTVSLGQQFPIDRGSFGKVFCAYLDDDELREVASARYNDEFLVELAEIRRLGYATSMGEQVNGISGVAAPVFGPDGQVFLAVSCIGVLEQLPSEKMDMLGEYLRDIGIRITQEIGGVIPQKSGETGKPLMDTGY, via the coding sequence ATAAAAAAGGAGAGAGAAAACATTATTGAGGACGATAAGTACATTATTCCATCTGTAAAACAGGCCGGAGAAATACTACATTTGCTAAGCCGAACGCAGCATCGGAATAAAAAATTTGGTGAAATCATGGAAATGTTGAATATTCCGCGAACAACGGCCATGCGTTTGTTGAGAACATTGATTTCACTCGGCCTTGTTTATTACGACGAACGATCACAAACATATAGTCTTGGTCCTTACCTAGTTATTCTAGGTAACAGAGCGGCAGAGTTTCTTGATTATCTCGGGATTGTAAGGAAGTATCTGACTCAGATAGAACAAAGGACTGGGCTAACTACGGTAGCAGCACAGCGCATTCGGCGAGATCGGCTAACCTATTTATTAAAAGAAGAGAGTAGGAACCAAATTCATGTTACGGTCTCTTTAGGCCAACAATTTCCGATTGACCGCGGATCTTTTGGGAAAGTCTTTTGTGCTTATCTAGATGATGACGAATTGAGAGAGGTAGCTTCCGCTCGATACAATGATGAATTTTTAGTAGAACTGGCGGAGATTCGTCGATTGGGATACGCGACCAGTATGGGAGAACAGGTGAATGGAATTAGTGGTGTTGCGGCCCCAGTATTCGGACCGGACGGTCAAGTATTTCTTGCCGTTTCTTGTATCGGTGTTTTGGAGCAACTGCCTTCCGAAAAAATGGATATGCTTGGGGAATATTTACGAGATATAGGGATTC
- a CDS encoding AMP-binding protein, whose protein sequence is MNLIKEDPIWLPSEKYIAGSHLQRLIHRLGLKNYDELNEYSVLHTDEFWKATLDELGIEWFTPYEKFVDLEAGPQWPKWFVGGQINLAHNALTRQLKLGRGDQTAIVWEDELGICKSLTYKELDEQTGRVANGLIELGFRRGDTVGLFVPMIPEAAIFFLAAVRLGGIVVPIFSGYGADAVATRLNDAKVRFLLTVDGFTRRGKVVPLKRAANEAVEKCPTVERIIMVEYLNNVSKGDLTEKDISWKDLIEGKETTAPIEAMDANDPFMIIYTSGTTGKPKGAVHTQGGFPLKTVQDMAHVFDLRAGEVLFWLTDLGWMVGPAVIIGALTLGATLVFYTGAPDHPDPGRIWSIVERNRVTHLGLAPTLIRSLRAFGEKPIRKRNLDTLRVLISTGEAWDIESYLWYFHEVGKGKLPISNYSGGTEVSGGILGCVTHRPIKPTGFNTTVPGIHAVVLDDTGHPVIGQVGELAVLRPFVGMTNGFWNDRERYLDSYWARFENVWVHGDWAFQDSENHWFLFGRSDDVIKVAGKRVGPTEVEAAAGQHPAVVQVAAVGVPHPVKGEEVVLFIILHPGFTPNEGLAEAIKEQVTSTLGKSLKPSRLYFVNDLPRTRNGKIMRRVIRAVYQGQNPGDLSALENPGVIKMIQSLTQTQNL, encoded by the coding sequence TTGAACCTGATAAAGGAAGATCCAATTTGGCTCCCCTCCGAAAAATATATTGCCGGTTCACATTTGCAGAGGTTGATTCATCGGCTTGGACTTAAGAACTATGACGAATTAAATGAATATAGCGTTTTGCATACGGATGAATTTTGGAAAGCTACGCTTGATGAACTAGGCATTGAATGGTTTACGCCGTATGAAAAGTTTGTCGACCTGGAGGCGGGGCCGCAGTGGCCAAAGTGGTTTGTTGGCGGACAGATTAACCTTGCTCACAATGCTTTGACGCGTCAATTGAAACTGGGACGCGGGGATCAGACTGCCATTGTTTGGGAAGACGAATTAGGGATTTGCAAATCCTTAACGTATAAAGAACTTGATGAACAAACAGGCCGTGTGGCAAACGGGTTAATAGAACTTGGATTTCGACGGGGCGACACAGTAGGTCTATTTGTTCCGATGATCCCTGAAGCGGCCATCTTTTTTCTTGCCGCAGTTCGTTTGGGGGGAATTGTAGTTCCGATCTTTTCTGGATACGGAGCGGATGCCGTCGCTACTCGCTTAAATGACGCGAAGGTTCGCTTTTTGTTGACGGTTGATGGATTTACGCGACGGGGCAAGGTAGTGCCGTTGAAGCGTGCAGCCAATGAAGCTGTGGAAAAGTGTCCAACCGTCGAACGTATCATTATGGTTGAATATCTCAATAATGTTTCCAAGGGTGATCTTACGGAGAAGGATATCTCCTGGAAAGACCTGATTGAAGGGAAGGAAACCACGGCGCCCATAGAGGCTATGGATGCAAACGATCCCTTTATGATTATTTATACATCCGGAACTACTGGCAAACCTAAGGGTGCCGTACACACCCAAGGCGGGTTCCCTTTAAAGACCGTTCAAGATATGGCACATGTTTTCGATCTAAGAGCCGGCGAGGTGTTATTTTGGTTAACGGATTTGGGATGGATGGTTGGGCCAGCGGTGATCATTGGTGCGTTAACTCTTGGTGCGACACTGGTATTTTACACGGGTGCCCCGGACCACCCCGACCCCGGCCGCATTTGGAGTATCGTTGAAAGAAATAGAGTAACACATTTGGGTCTTGCTCCAACCCTTATTCGTTCATTGCGTGCATTTGGAGAAAAGCCAATCCGCAAACGAAATCTCGATACGTTACGAGTACTGATTTCCACAGGTGAAGCTTGGGATATAGAGTCTTATCTCTGGTATTTTCACGAAGTTGGTAAGGGAAAATTGCCGATTTCAAATTATTCAGGGGGCACTGAAGTATCTGGAGGCATTCTTGGATGCGTAACCCACCGTCCGATTAAGCCTACAGGATTTAATACCACTGTTCCAGGAATTCATGCCGTTGTCCTCGATGACACAGGGCATCCCGTCATTGGTCAAGTAGGAGAATTGGCAGTTTTACGTCCCTTTGTTGGAATGACGAATGGTTTTTGGAATGACAGAGAACGATATCTTGATTCGTATTGGGCAAGATTTGAAAATGTGTGGGTTCACGGAGATTGGGCCTTTCAGGACTCAGAGAATCATTGGTTTCTCTTTGGACGTTCTGATGATGTCATTAAGGTAGCCGGTAAAAGAGTTGGACCAACGGAAGTTGAAGCTGCCGCTGGTCAACATCCAGCCGTAGTACAAGTTGCAGCGGTGGGTGTTCCGCATCCAGTGAAAGGGGAGGAGGTTGTGCTGTTTATTATTCTTCACCCAGGTTTCACTCCAAATGAGGGACTGGCTGAAGCCATAAAAGAGCAGGTAACGAGTACGCTGGGAAAATCATTAAAACCAAGCCGCCTTTACTTCGTGAATGATCTGCCGCGCACACGTAATGGGAAGATAATGCGTCGCGTTATTCGAGCCGTGTATCAAGGCCAAAACCCAGGGGATCTTTCGGCATTGGAGAACCCAGGCGTAATTAAGATGATACAAAGTTTGACTCAAACACAGAACTTGTAA
- a CDS encoding alpha/beta hydrolase: MTAVSVERKLISTERLGVSYLTGGNPENQPLLLVHGNVSSNLFWDETIQTLSRNYWVLAPDLRGYGETESKPIDATRGVRDWSDDLKSFVEALNIRTPIHMIGWSLGGGIVMQYAIDHSPDVKSLVLINPISPFGFGGTKDVTGTPCYSNFAGSGGGTANPQFVDLLKTGDRGSEHPNSPRNVLNQFYFKPPFRVSSEREEQFVSSMLKTKIGKGFYPGGFETCEEWPGVAPGENGINNAMSPKYLNLSSFAEIGTKCPVLWIRGANDLIVSDQSFFDFGYLGSLGYVPDWPGDQVYPPQPMVSQTRHVLEQYQLNGGKFEEFVMEETGHSPQIENHEMFSDKVLSFLQSV; the protein is encoded by the coding sequence ATGACTGCTGTGAGTGTGGAAAGGAAATTAATTTCGACGGAGCGTCTTGGTGTATCCTATCTGACAGGAGGAAACCCTGAAAATCAACCGCTGTTGTTGGTCCACGGAAACGTTTCCTCCAACTTGTTTTGGGATGAAACCATTCAGACACTGTCAAGAAATTACTGGGTATTGGCACCTGATTTGAGAGGGTATGGCGAAACAGAATCGAAACCTATCGATGCCACCCGTGGGGTTCGAGATTGGTCAGATGACCTCAAATCATTCGTAGAAGCCTTGAATATCAGAACTCCTATTCATATGATCGGCTGGTCCCTGGGCGGAGGAATTGTGATGCAATACGCTATCGATCACTCGCCGGATGTAAAGTCATTGGTCCTTATTAACCCGATCTCTCCTTTTGGATTTGGCGGAACCAAGGATGTGACCGGCACACCTTGTTATTCTAACTTTGCCGGATCAGGCGGCGGCACGGCCAATCCACAATTTGTCGATCTGTTGAAAACGGGCGACCGGGGCTCCGAACATCCAAACAGCCCCCGCAACGTCCTGAACCAATTTTATTTCAAACCTCCTTTCCGTGTATCCAGTGAGAGAGAGGAGCAGTTTGTTTCATCCATGCTCAAAACAAAAATCGGAAAAGGGTTTTATCCCGGAGGATTTGAAACATGTGAAGAGTGGCCGGGAGTGGCTCCGGGAGAGAATGGCATTAACAACGCCATGTCTCCGAAATATTTGAACTTGTCATCATTTGCTGAGATTGGCACGAAGTGCCCGGTATTGTGGATTCGGGGAGCCAACGACCTGATCGTCTCGGACCAATCTTTCTTTGATTTCGGATATTTGGGAAGTCTGGGCTACGTCCCAGATTGGCCGGGTGACCAAGTCTATCCGCCGCAACCGATGGTGTCCCAAACTCGTCACGTTCTGGAACAGTATCAATTGAACGGCGGTAAATTCGAGGAATTTGTTATGGAGGAAACCGGTCATTCGCCGCAGATCGAGAACCACGAAATGTTCTCTGATAAAGTCCTGTCATTCCTTCAATCCGTTTGA
- the menB gene encoding 1,4-dihydroxy-2-naphthoyl-CoA synthase produces MEFGDILFEKESGIATITINRPKALNAFRRQTLEEMIQAFEDAGQDPDIGVILLTGAGDRAFCVGGDVKEWGPSGYDGSSWIDIGLPVIRLQEVIRSAPKPVIAVVNGYAIGGGHVLQVVCDLAIASKNAIFGQAGPKVGSFDAGYGTAYLARLVGERKAREIWMLCRQYSAEEALNMGLINKIVEPSELMDEARNWANEILRLSPSSLKMIKASFNADTDHIHGLTQLAFGALNFFYGTPESLEGHRAFIEKRTPDFSEFRARGERS; encoded by the coding sequence ATGGAATTTGGCGACATTTTATTTGAAAAGGAAAGCGGTATTGCTACAATAACGATTAATAGACCGAAGGCTTTGAATGCATTCAGACGTCAAACTTTGGAAGAGATGATTCAGGCGTTTGAAGATGCCGGTCAAGATCCAGATATCGGGGTTATCTTATTGACGGGTGCTGGTGATAGGGCTTTTTGTGTAGGGGGCGACGTGAAGGAGTGGGGGCCATCAGGATATGATGGCTCCTCCTGGATCGATATCGGACTTCCTGTTATCCGGCTCCAAGAGGTGATTCGTAGTGCCCCTAAACCAGTGATTGCTGTCGTCAATGGATATGCAATAGGGGGGGGGCATGTACTTCAGGTTGTTTGTGATCTTGCCATTGCCTCCAAAAATGCCATTTTTGGTCAAGCGGGTCCTAAAGTAGGCAGTTTTGACGCAGGTTATGGTACAGCGTATCTTGCTCGCCTCGTAGGAGAGCGTAAAGCTAGAGAAATTTGGATGTTATGCCGCCAGTATTCGGCAGAAGAAGCGCTAAATATGGGGCTTATCAATAAGATCGTAGAGCCTTCAGAGTTGATGGACGAAGCCCGAAATTGGGCAAATGAAATTCTCAGATTGAGCCCAAGTTCTTTAAAGATGATTAAGGCTTCTTTTAATGCGGATACCGACCACATTCATGGTCTTACGCAGCTTGCTTTTGGTGCCTTAAATTTCTTCTATGGTACACCCGAGTCGTTAGAAGGGCACCGAGCCTTCATAGAGAAGAGAACTCCTGATTTTTCGGAGTTTCGTGCCAGAGGTGAAAGATCTTGA
- a CDS encoding SDR family NAD(P)-dependent oxidoreductase produces MNHLFQFNNKVALVVGGTGGIGQSIVRGLVAGGAKVAFSYRSNAAIAEQIVSDLSEREKKCIALQGDITDISSTRNMVQATVEEFGGIDILINTAGWHTMCPFLEDTSENIEAVIDVEFRGVIYLVQAALPALLQRNGKIVFVGSDSGKVGNTGMAVSAGCRGAINAFAKSLAREYARDGVLVNVVAPGPTDDELWKHFKTQSEWASKVSTAMERAIPLRRLPRPEEVAAVALFLASDANTVMTGQVVSASGGLTMC; encoded by the coding sequence GTGAACCACTTGTTTCAATTTAATAACAAAGTAGCTCTTGTGGTGGGTGGGACGGGAGGAATTGGGCAATCTATTGTCCGTGGATTAGTTGCAGGTGGAGCGAAGGTAGCGTTCAGCTACCGCTCCAATGCTGCTATCGCGGAACAGATTGTTTCTGATCTCTCGGAACGAGAAAAAAAATGCATTGCCCTGCAAGGTGATATCACAGACATTTCGTCAACCCGAAACATGGTTCAAGCGACAGTGGAAGAATTTGGAGGAATCGATATCCTCATTAATACCGCAGGTTGGCACACGATGTGCCCGTTTTTGGAAGACACCTCCGAAAATATTGAGGCTGTGATTGACGTTGAATTTCGAGGTGTAATTTATCTCGTACAAGCCGCTTTGCCTGCCTTACTTCAGAGAAATGGTAAAATCGTATTTGTAGGTTCTGACTCAGGGAAGGTTGGCAACACTGGTATGGCAGTATCTGCTGGGTGCCGCGGAGCGATCAATGCTTTTGCAAAATCATTGGCTCGAGAATATGCCCGGGATGGGGTATTGGTGAACGTAGTTGCACCGGGGCCGACAGATGATGAACTTTGGAAGCATTTTAAAACGCAAAGCGAGTGGGCGTCTAAAGTTTCAACAGCAATGGAGCGGGCTATTCCACTTCGTAGGCTTCCTCGTCCCGAAGAAGTTGCTGCGGTTGCACTATTTCTCGCGTCAGATGCAAACACGGTAATGACAGGTCAAGTGGTAAGTGCTTCCGGCGGCTTAACGATGTGCTAA
- a CDS encoding acetone carboxylase subunit gamma translates to MSESIDKDLIRQLLDGTISDDDVQRLQRMPYKDADRFWQYLEVLQDSVPWDEKILLRLNDHLYVVRDKSGNRIVKCDCGHEYGDYRINWKLQSLVRVRKTLDEFKQVYSPEPACPEPEWQEIREFYCPNCVAQLAVEVVPPGYPIVFEMLPDLDRFYRDFLGKPLEDESSNWYEDRSEDLLAKWGQEVK, encoded by the coding sequence ATGTCTGAGTCCATTGATAAGGACCTTATCCGTCAACTGTTGGATGGCACGATCAGCGACGATGACGTCCAACGGCTGCAGAGAATGCCATACAAGGATGCCGATCGGTTTTGGCAATACCTCGAAGTTCTGCAAGATAGTGTTCCATGGGATGAGAAGATTCTATTGCGGTTAAACGATCATCTCTATGTCGTAAGAGACAAGTCAGGCAACCGTATTGTGAAGTGTGACTGCGGGCATGAATATGGCGATTATCGAATCAACTGGAAACTCCAAAGCCTTGTTCGAGTACGCAAGACCCTGGACGAATTCAAGCAAGTATATTCTCCCGAACCAGCCTGCCCGGAACCTGAGTGGCAGGAAATTCGAGAGTTCTACTGCCCAAATTGTGTGGCTCAATTAGCTGTTGAAGTGGTACCTCCAGGATATCCGATTGTTTTCGAAATGCTTCCGGATCTGGATAGATTCTATAGAGACTTTTTGGGTAAACCGCTTGAAGATGAATCTTCGAATTGGTATGAGGATCGTTCCGAAGATCTTTTGGCAAAATGGGGACAAGAAGTTAAGTAG